A part of Helicobacter ibis genomic DNA contains:
- a CDS encoding radical SAM/SPASM domain-containing protein, which yields MLDRKKYVEDRILQGGKGEKFEDYYNFPRFINLETTNNCTARCVMCGIEEWRKNIRKPYMDDALFDKISNEIIYNREWVQKVAMFVGNEPLMDKKLAQRIEKISKSGIRVSITTNASLMDKEKAIEILNSGIDRINFSIDSLCKKTYENIRVGLKFEEVLGNILQFIKLRDSLKKNVSVRISVIKSEVTKNDIPYILSFWEKFLDSSFGDGIKVDDLSLSMTDKVRDKGVDLLVSDTVDNEYNAIRDIPCYVLFNTMVIKADGQVALCCVDQCRNVVLGDLDTQSIKEVWQESKKLQSIREIHLQKGRGAMSVCDGCFAWIDTPNVI from the coding sequence ATGTTAGATAGAAAAAAGTATGTAGAAGATAGAATCTTGCAAGGTGGTAAGGGCGAAAAATTTGAGGATTATTATAATTTTCCTAGATTTATAAATTTAGAAACTACAAATAATTGCACTGCTAGATGTGTGATGTGTGGTATTGAAGAATGGCGTAAAAATATAAGAAAGCCATATATGGACGATGCATTATTTGACAAAATAAGTAATGAGATAATATATAATAGAGAGTGGGTCCAAAAGGTGGCTATGTTTGTTGGAAATGAGCCATTGATGGACAAAAAATTAGCACAAAGAATAGAAAAAATATCTAAAAGTGGTATAAGAGTCAGTATCACAACAAATGCTTCGCTTATGGATAAAGAAAAAGCTATTGAAATATTAAATAGTGGTATAGATAGAATTAATTTCTCTATTGATAGTTTGTGTAAAAAAACTTATGAGAATATAAGGGTTGGATTGAAATTTGAAGAAGTATTAGGGAATATCTTGCAGTTTATAAAGCTTAGAGATAGTCTAAAGAAAAATGTATCTGTGCGTATTAGCGTAATAAAGAGTGAAGTAACCAAAAATGACATACCTTATATTTTGAGTTTTTGGGAGAAGTTTTTAGATTCTAGTTTTGGAGATGGTATTAAGGTTGATGATTTATCTCTTTCTATGACAGATAAGGTTAGAGACAAGGGAGTAGATTTACTTGTTAGCGATACTGTAGATAATGAGTATAATGCTATAAGGGATATACCATGTTATGTGCTTTTTAATACTATGGTTATTAAAGCTGATGGTCAAGTTGCACTTTGCTGTGTAGATCAGTGTAGAAATGTGGTCTTAGGCGATCTAGATACACAAAGCATTAAGGAAGTGTGGCAAGAATCTAAAAAATTACAAAGCATAAGAGAGATTCATTTACAAAAAGGCAGAGGTGCTATGAGTGTTTGTGATGGTTGTTTTGCTTGGATTGATACACCAAATGTTATATAG
- a CDS encoding GDP-L-fucose synthase family protein produces the protein MKKDSKIFVAGGYGLTGSAIVRELENKGYTNIVRKAHKELDLINQKDTFEFFTREKFDYVFLCAAKVGGILANNTYRADFIYENLSIQNNVIHASYLTGVTKLLFLGTTCIYPKESKQPIKEEYLLTDELEYTNEPYAIAKIAGLKMCESYNLQYGTNFISVMPTGIYGENDSFDFENAHVLPTLVRKFHLAKLLELEKYNEVCQDLGVEDIYNANVILEKIGIYKDKVTLWGSGNPRREFMHSSDMAKACIFVMDNINFSDVSKNLKEVRNTHINIGIGEDVSIKELALMIKEIVGFSGGIVFDSSKPDGTFRKLPDCSKLHSYGFKHTIELKDGIEMMYEWYKSTKAKRC, from the coding sequence ATAAAAAAAGATTCTAAGATTTTTGTCGCCGGTGGATATGGATTAACTGGAAGTGCAATAGTTAGAGAGTTAGAAAATAAGGGTTATACAAACATAGTTAGAAAAGCACATAAAGAGCTTGATTTAATAAATCAGAAAGATACTTTTGAGTTTTTTACAAGAGAGAAATTTGACTATGTGTTTTTGTGTGCTGCAAAAGTTGGTGGAATCTTGGCAAACAACACTTATAGGGCTGATTTTATATATGAAAATTTAAGTATTCAAAACAACGTTATTCATGCTTCATATTTAACTGGTGTAACAAAGTTGCTGTTTTTAGGAACCACTTGCATATATCCAAAAGAATCAAAACAACCAATAAAAGAAGAATATCTATTAACAGATGAGCTAGAATACACAAATGAACCATATGCAATAGCCAAAATTGCAGGGCTAAAAATGTGCGAATCTTATAACTTGCAATATGGGACAAATTTTATTTCTGTAATGCCTACTGGAATTTATGGTGAAAATGATTCTTTTGATTTTGAAAATGCACATGTTTTGCCAACATTAGTTAGGAAGTTTCATTTAGCTAAGCTTTTGGAATTAGAAAAGTATAATGAAGTATGCCAAGATTTGGGTGTAGAAGATATATATAATGCAAATGTAATTTTAGAAAAAATAGGAATCTATAAAGATAAAGTAACACTATGGGGAAGTGGGAATCCTAGACGAGAATTTATGCACTCAAGTGATATGGCTAAGGCATGTATTTTTGTTATGGATAATATTAATTTTAGCGATGTATCAAAGAATCTAAAAGAAGTTAGGAACACTCATATAAATATAGGTATTGGTGAAGATGTATCAATAAAGGAATTAGCTCTTATGATTAAAGAAATTGTTGGGTTTAGCGGCGGAATTGTATTTGATTCTTCTAAGCCTGATGGGACATTTAGAAAGCTGCCTGATTGCTCAAAACTTCATTCTTATGGATTTAAGCATACTATAGAGTTAAAAGACGGAATAGAGATGATGTATGAATGGTATAAAAGCACAAAGGCTAAAAGATGTTAG